Proteins encoded by one window of Haematobia irritans isolate KBUSLIRL chromosome 2, ASM5000362v1, whole genome shotgun sequence:
- the LOC142225713 gene encoding uncharacterized protein LOC142225713 → MGCISSSNKQIFSLRRDGVFNVAVLRVQSEQSVTLAGEGTLELTPNEIVFIAPNHEPVSWALQHLRRYGLNEDIFSFEAGRRCTTGPGIYTFRCCNADQLYSKFQSYINSMSASLGTDRDRTINSTHRINLFDRLNLHQQHANQYLEPSSVFGIGVDQRNILDGHNETNLNSPDSLISPSITSEIIHIPSVTSYSNVNPINNSFNIYMDPPISTVNERNNNSSAPAINNVISSVDLISKQIARTSSLDEPPDECAPILSPARNEAERIYSNIELIPPAPHSANRTTHSGIELVEPSYANVEVNICGKNTEPSHSTPERINSIPNGTVVNYIVLDLDHPRSPSQCSPKTKFGSGQSLIESQTNDIFRVNEQHTDALSLSCGSSTMPKRTNISDVKSNFSDTRIESSGSYTRIDFLKTFALMKSSTNYSDFDPENDVDECRLTRHSKFVRKAYSISE, encoded by the coding sequence atgggcTGCATCAGTAGTagcaataaacaaatattttcgttGAGAAGAGATGGTGTGTTTAACGTCGCCGTGCTCCGTGTTCAGTCAGAACAGTCGGTGACGTTGGCGGGTGAGGGGACGCTGGAATTAACCCCCAACGAAATCGTGTTTATTGCACCAAATCATGAGCCAGTTTCGTGGGCATTGCAACATCTACGCAGATATGGACTGAATGAAGATATATTTAGTTTCGAAGCCGGCAGACGGTGTACAACTGGGCCTGGAATTTATACGTTCCGCTGTTGCAACGCGGATCaattatattccaaatttcaaagcTATATTAATTCTATGTCCGCATCTCTTGGTACTGACCGTGATCGTACCATCAATTCTACACACCGCATAAATCTGTTTGATAGATTGAATTTGCATCAGCAACATGCCAATCAGTACTTGGAGCCATCATCTGTTTTTGGAATTGGGGTTGACCAGAGAAATATTTTAGATGGACACAATGAGACGAATTTGAACTCACCCGATTCATTGATAAGTCCTTCCATTACGTCTGAAATTATCCATATTCCTTCTGTAACATCATACTCAAATGTCAATCCTATTAATAATAGTTTTAACATATACATGGATCCACCAATATCTACTGTAAATGAACGCAATAATAACAGTTCCGCTCCTGCTATCAACAATGTTATTAGTTCGGTTGACTTAATTTCGAAGCAAATTGCTAGAACATCTTCTCTAGATGAACCTCCTGACGAATGCGCTCCAATTTTATCTCCTGCTAGAAATGAGGCTGAAAGGATATACTCCAATATTGAACTCATACCACCCGCACCACATTCAGCAAATCGCACTACGCATTCTGGTATCGAATTAGTAGAGCCTTCATATGCCAACGTTGAGGTTAATATTTGTGGAAAAAATACAGAACCATCGCATTCAACACCAGAACGAATAAATTCTATTCCGAATGGGACTGTCGTAAATTACATAGTTTTGGATTTAGATCATCCTCGTAGTCCATCTCAGTGTTCACCAAAAACTAAATTTGGTAGTGGTCAATCATTAATTGAAAGCCAAACAAATGATATATTTAGGGTCAATGAACAACATACGGACGCATTGTCCTTGTCTTGCGGGTCATCAACTATGCCAAAGAGAACTAATATAAGCGACGTAAAGTCGAATTTCTCCGATACAAGGATCGAGTCATCAGGAAGTTATACAAGAATTGACTTTTTGAAAACGTTTGCTCTAATGAAGTCATCCACAAATTATAGTGATTTTGACCCAGAGAATGACGTCGATGAATGTCGTCTAACACGACATAGTAAATTTGTAAGAAAGGCATATTCAATCAGTGAGTGA
- the LOC142224742 gene encoding uncharacterized protein LOC142224742 has translation MACPIPSCRITKLDEQMISCWICSTSYHSKCAQLAARTIDNLREDKGLRWCCEKCKHIDGEIFTFFKNCRARLDDISRNFDLISDRFKKYKNLLDNSSNLDIVLQSPTENSRKRKKSKSNKNSSNNEIETISPTLVNANNNIQDSETVVIPTNNAETAPLPIPPIIITPSHSNSLNTGTVVAPATVLTDTNAFFSPFNTPTNQSPAGSAPKPLRVLPPMKTIFAARFAPETTEDDIHFYIKSKLNANVDIKVSKLQFVERRNKSSFKIFVPEDIFDTVVNPEFWPYRAVVHEFVFRDRVARLPARPVEQSKN, from the coding sequence atggctTGCCCTATACCGTCGTGTCGTATCACTAAATTGGACGAACAAATGATTTCGTGCTGGATTTGTTCAACAAGTTACCATTCAAAATGTGCGCAATTAGCAGCACGCACAATTGACAACTTACGTGAAGATAAGGGTCTGCGGTGGTGCTGTGAAAAGTGCAAACATATTGATGGCGAgatttttaccttttttaaaaaCTGTAGAGCCAGACTCGATGATATTTCGAGGAATTTTGATTTGATCTCAGAtcgctttaaaaaatataagaatCTTCTCGATAATTCTTCAAACTTGGACATAGTGTTACAATCACCAACTGAAAATTCCAGAAAAAGGAAGAAATCTAAATCTAACAAGAATTCATCTAACAATGAGATTGAAACAATTTCTCCGACACTAGTTAACGCCAATAATAATATTCAGGATTCAGAGACTGTTGTCATTCCTACTAACAACGCTGAAACTGCACCTTTACCTATTCCACCTATTATTATTACCCCGTCGCATTCGAATTCACTGAACACTGGAACAGTAGTGGCACCAGCTACTGTGTTAACTGATACTAATGCATTCTTTTCTCCTTTTAATACACCTACAAATCAATCGCCTGCTGGTTCAGCTCCAAAACCTTTAAGGGTCTTACCCCCAATGAAAACCATTTTTGCTGCCCGTTTTGCTCCAGAAACAACTGAGGATGATattcatttctacataaaatcaaaactgaaTGCAAATGTAGACATTAAGGTATCTAAACTGCAATTTGTAGAGAGGAGGAATAAGTCgtcattcaaaattttcgtacctgaggacatttttgacacAGTGGTCAATCCGGAATTTTGGCCTTACAGAGCTGTGGTGcatgaatttgtttttagagatAGAGTTGCCCGTTTACCTGCACGTCCCGTTGAGCAAtcaaaaaactga